The genomic segment TCCGGCCTCAAGTCCACTTCCTCCACTCCTGCTTCCTCCCGCCCCACCACCTCACGGCGGCGCGTGAACCCCATCCGCCGCTCCATACGGTCCTCCGCCGCCGTCGAAACCCTCGACAAGACCGACACAGCCCTGGTCGAGAAGTCTATCAACACGATCCGGTTCCTGGCTATCGATGCCGTCGAGAAGGCCAATTCCGGCCACCCGGGTCTGCCCATGGGCTGCGCCCCTATGGGTCATATACTCTACGACGAGGTCATGAGGTACAATCCCAAGAACCCCTATTGGTTCAATCGCGACCGCTTCGTTCTCTCCGCCGGCCACGGTTGCATGCTTCAGTACGCCTTGCTTCACCTCGCTGGCTACGACAGCGTCCTGGTATAGTACTTCTCTCGTGTACCTGTGTATGTAATTATTGTTCAGTTAAATTTATATGTGCTCGTCTTGTATAGTTGCTTTGGATCTGGGTGGTTCCGCTATCAAATTTGTGTGTTTATATCGAGTTCTGATCTGGGTTTATTCAATGGAGGCAGAGAGGTGTCacatttttgttgatttctcaAATGCTTCCTTGTTGTGTACTTGAATTTCTAGTGGTGGTTTTGGATCTAATTTGATAACAAGCTAGATTTAGTTTCACCAATGAGTTCTTgtatttttaggattttttcaAGCAGAATTTAGTCATTGAGATGAATTGTTGTGAGAAACAGCCCTATGAATTTCTTTTCCGTATTTTAGTGAACTGTGATTACCTTTTTCTGTGATCCTTTTTACTTTTCTATTGAGATTAATTGGTTTGTGCCTTATATTTTGTCAATTGGATCTATGTACCAGGAAGAAGATTTGAAAAGCTTTCGCCAATGGGGGAGCAAAACCCCTGGTCATCCAGAGAACTTTGAGACCCCTGGTGTTGAAGTCACTACTGGTGAGCGTTGATCCAGATTTCCACGGGCTTTACctcttttgttttgataattttgcttGAATTTATGGAACTGACTTCTATCTTCCCTGTTTCCATGTGTAGGTCCTCTTGGTCAGGGTATTGCCAATGCTGTTGGCCTGGCCCTAGCTGAGAAACATTTGGCTGCTCGCTTCAACAAACCAGACAATGAGATTGTTGATCACTACACGTACAAATATTTCGCTAGATATTTAATTATGTCCCTATGTTTGCCTTCTTACTTTATGGCCTTAAGCTTTTTGATTGACAATAGTTTGTATCTTTTTCTAGCTACGCTATATTGGGAGATGGTTGCCAAATGGAGGGGATTTCAAATGAAGTTTGTTCCCTTGCTGGTCACTGGGGGCTTGGGAAGCTTATTGCTTTCTATGATGACAACCATATCTCTATTGATGGTGATACAGAGATTGCTTTTACTGAGAGTGTTGATACCCGTTTTGAGGGTCTTGGGTGGCATGTTATCTGGGTGAAGAATGGAAACACAGGTTATGATGATATTCGTGCTGCTATTAAGGAAGCAAAGGCTGTCAAAGACAAACCCACTTTGATCAAGGTGAGATGTTGATTGCATGCATCTATATATTGTGGCTTAGTGTACTACCCTTAAGGACGGGTGCATTTAGAAATAACCGAAATTTTTTAAGTTggtttatatttatgttatacTTGTTGCCAATATCACGAAACTTTGATGATGTAATTTTTATTGCTTCTTGAATGTGGATCAAGAATCATCATACTAGAGGAGTGAATTCTAGAAGAATTCATTTTGTTAGTTGAAGTTTCTTCATGCACCATTCCAACTCCTTTTGGTTTTCAAATGTTCTGAAACAGGTGACCACAACTATTGGTTATGGTTCGCCCAATAAGGCAAATTCATACAGTGTACATGGAAGTGCACTAGGTGCCAAGGAAGTTGATGCCACAAGGAAGAACCTGGGATGGCCTAATGAGCCTTTCCATGTACCCGAGGATGTGAAAAAGTATGGGAAGCTGTAATTTTTGTATGATTGATATAAAGGATTTGGGTGATTACCGGATTAGCATGCTTACTCTTTTCCACCTACAGGCATTGGAGACGCCATGTCCCTGACGGTGCTGCTCTTGAAGCTGAGTGGAATGCTAAGTTTGCTGAGTATGAGATGAAATACAAGGAGGAAGCTGCAGACTTGAAGTCTATCATCAACGGTGAGCTGCCTGCTGGTTGGGAGAAAGCTCTCCCGGTGAGTAGTACTTTAATATGATTGGTTGCCTGTTGCTTCCCTGTGAGATCCtgtttacaaattttaattttggccTGACATGCACATGAAGGCAAATTTATTACCCCCAGTATTTTACATAAGATTAGAGTTGCTTGAAAATCTTTGCTAAAATTGGTTGGCTTTTTGGTAAATTTCGTCATCCTCTCATTATACACTTCTGTTTCTGAACTTGTGCAAACAGTTACCAGAGTTAGATCCAACTGCTACAATTTTGATGTTTCCGGAATGAACTCTTTTTTCTACCCTAGTTATTATAATTATCCCAGCATTACATACAGAATTGTGTTAGAGCATTGACTGATATTTTTAGACCATCTATGCTTGCATTTTTTCAGACATACACACCAGAGAGCCCCAGTGATGCCACCAGAAATCTCTCTCAGCAATGTCTTAATGCCCTTGCAAAAGTTATCCCTGGATTTCTCGGTGGCAGTGCTGATCTCGCGTCCTCCAACATGACCCTGCTGAAAATGTTTGGTGACTTCCAAAAGAACACACCAGAAGAGCGTAATCTCAGGTTTGGCGTTCGTGAGCATGGGATGGGATCTATTTGCAACGGGATTGCCCTCCACAGCCCTGGCCTCATTCCATACTGTGCAACTTTCTTTGTTTTCACAGATTACATGAGAGCGGCGATTAGGATTTCTGCCTTGTCTGAAGCTGGTGTTATCTATGTTATGACCCATGATTCAATTGGACTTGGTGAGGATGGTCCAACACATCAGCCAATTGAGCATTTGGCTAGCTTCCGTGCAATGCCCAATATTTTGATGCTTCGTCCAGCTGATGGCAATGAGACAGCTGGAGCATACAAGGTGGCTGTCCTCAATAGGAAGAGACCTTCCATCCTTGCTCTCTCGAGGCAGAAGCTGCCCCAACTCGCGGGAACTTCCATTGAAGGAGTGGAGAAGGGTGGGTATATAATATCAGACAACTCATCGGGTAACAAGCCAGATGTTATCTTGATGGGTACTGGTTCTGAATTGGAAATTGCTGCCAAGGCTGCAGATGAGCTCAGAAAGGAAGGGAAGACCGTAAGAGTTGTGTCCTTTGTTTCCTGGGAGCTCTTTGGCGAACAATCGGATGCTTACAAGGAAAGTGTCCTTCCAGCAGCTGTATCAGCCAGAGTTAGCATCGAAGCTGGATCAACATTTGGCTGGGAGAAGATTGTTGGAAGCAAAGGGAAGGCAATAGGAATTGACCGGTTTGGGGCAAGTGCTCCAGCAGGAAAAATTTACAAGGAGTTTGGCATAACTGCAGAGGCTGTTATTGCAGCGGCTAAATCATTCTTCTAGGCTTCCAACATATTCTTCAGTTTGGTCCTGGATGTTGACATATTCGGCGAGGGGGCTTTTCACGAGCGAACTGGTCAGTTAACGGTCTCATAACATTTCATAATAAGGAgatgaagtatatata from the Diospyros lotus cultivar Yz01 unplaced genomic scaffold, ASM1463336v1 superscaf1, whole genome shotgun sequence genome contains:
- the LOC127793064 gene encoding transketolase, chloroplastic-like — its product is MNQALILSPALFPPALSTAAMASSSSITLSQSILPPSTATGHHHAATNPPPSSVPTFSLPTFSGLKSTSSTPASSRPTTSRRRVNPIRRSIRSSAAVETLDKTDTALVEKSINTIRFLAIDAVEKANSGHPGLPMGCAPMGHILYDEVMRYNPKNPYWFNRDRFVLSAGHGCMLQYALLHLAGYDSVLEEDLKSFRQWGSKTPGHPENFETPGVEVTTGPLGQGIANAVGLALAEKHLAARFNKPDNEIVDHYTYAILGDGCQMEGISNEVCSLAGHWGLGKLIAFYDDNHISIDGDTEIAFTESVDTRFEGLGWHVIWVKNGNTGYDDIRAAIKEAKAVKDKPTLIKVTTTIGYGSPNKANSYSVHGSALGAKEVDATRKNLGWPNEPFHVPEDVKKHWRRHVPDGAALEAEWNAKFAEYEMKYKEEAADLKSIINGELPAGWEKALPTYTPESPSDATRNLSQQCLNALAKVIPGFLGGSADLASSNMTLLKMFGDFQKNTPEERNLRFGVREHGMGSICNGIALHSPGLIPYCATFFVFTDYMRAAIRISALSEAGVIYVMTHDSIGLGEDGPTHQPIEHLASFRAMPNILMLRPADGNETAGAYKVAVLNRKRPSILALSRQKLPQLAGTSIEGVEKGGYIISDNSSGNKPDVILMGTGSELEIAAKAADELRKEGKTVRVVSFVSWELFGEQSDAYKESVLPAAVSARVSIEAGSTFGWEKIVGSKGKAIGIDRFGASAPAGKIYKEFGITAEAVIAAAKSFF